From a single Rosa rugosa chromosome 7, drRosRugo1.1, whole genome shotgun sequence genomic region:
- the LOC133719926 gene encoding uncharacterized protein LOC133719926: protein MIIAPKYIELSQKYHDIIFLKLDRDQENKGPSQQNINLEKMINAHATTSQSQQSSRPINAPSNDLENRRCALLNWNNYEEDEVVAEGKISSTNPSTKVHCVPLGRDCWKVWVDVVFDEYQTMEVYRATMDAKQLGEAVGSTLAWPKSSIKMLP from the exons ATGATTATAGCTCCAAAATATATAGAATTGTCACAGAAATATCACGATATTATATTCTTGAAGCTTGATCGTGACCAAGAAAATAAG GGACCTTCTCAACAGAACATAAACTTAGAGAAAATGATAAATGCACATGCAACTACTTCTCAG TCACAACAATCAAGTAGACCAATCAATGCTCCAAGCAATGATCTTGAAAATAGAAGATGTGCACTTTTGAATTGGAACaattatgaagaagatgaagtggtGGCTGAAGGGAAGATCTCTTCAACAAATCCAAGTACAAAAGTTCATTGTGTGCCTCTTGGACGAGATTGTTGGAAGGTTTGGGTTGACGTGGTGTTTGATGAGTATCAGACTATGGAAGTGTATAGAGCAACCATGGATGCCAAACAACTTGGTGAAGCTGTAGGAAGCACTCTTGCATGGCCCAAAAGCTCCATTAAAATGCTCCCTTAG